In Mastomys coucha isolate ucsf_1 unplaced genomic scaffold, UCSF_Mcou_1 pScaffold5, whole genome shotgun sequence, one genomic interval encodes:
- the Srsf2 gene encoding serine/arginine-rich splicing factor 2, giving the protein MSYGRPPPDVEGMTSLKVDNLTYRTSPDTLRRVFEKYGRVGDVYIPRDRYTKESRGFAFVRFHDKRDAEDAMDAMDGAVLDGRELRVQMARYGRPPDSHHSRRGPPPRRYGGGGYGRRSRSPRRRRRSRSRSRSRSRSRSRSRYSRSKSRSRTRSRSRSTSKSRSARRSKSKSSSVSRSRSRSRSRSRSRSPPPVSKRESKSRSRSKSPPKSPEEEGAVSS; this is encoded by the exons ATGAGCTACGGCCGCCCGCCTCCCGATGTGGAGGGCATGACCTCCCTCAAGGTGGACAACCTGACCTACCGCACCTCGCCGGACACCCTGCGGCGCGTCTTCGAGAAGTACGGGCGCGTCGGCGACGTGTACATCCCGCGGGACCGCTACACCAAGGAGTCCCGAGGTTTCGCCTTCGTCCGGTTCCACGACAAGCGCGACGCCGAAGACGCCATGGACGCCATGGACGGGGCCGTGCTCGACGGCCGCGAGCTGCGGGTGCAGATGGCGCGCTACGGCCGCCCGCCCGACTCGCACCACAGCCGCCGGGGCCCGCCACCCCGTCGGTACGGCGGCGGCGGCTACGGGCGGCGGAGCCGCAG TCCTCGGCGACGCCGGCGCAGCCGATCCCGGAGCCGGAGCCGGTCCAGGTCCCGAAGCCGCTCCCGCTACAGCCGCTCCAAGTCTCGGTCCCGCACTCGCTCGCGCTCGAGATCGACCTCCAAGTCCAGATCGGCCCGGAGATCCAAGTCCAAGTCGTCGTCGGTGTCCAGATCCCGCTCGAGGTCCAGGTCCAGATCCAGATCCAGAAGTCCTCCGCCCGTGTCGAAGCGAGAGTCCAAGTCCAGGTCGCGGTCCAAGAGCCCACCCAAGTCTCCAGAAGAAGAGGGCGCAGTTTCTTCTTAA